One genomic region from Streptomyces sp. Li-HN-5-11 encodes:
- a CDS encoding class I SAM-dependent methyltransferase, translating to MLDYDEEAERYDAFRGGEPRAAAAANAVLGLLPAAARSLLDVGCGTGIVTRRLAAARDGMRVTGVDLAAAMARQAAARLPGNVVRADSRRLPFADQQFDAVTSVWLLHLAPSPQDAWAIVGDCARVLRPGGVYVTTVDKAASHNVGSDIDAVLSSRPRSPARDAAELVTEYAADHGLVPAGQARFPGRGQGRSPRRAVADLRRGWFVTLPPGEPLAERFAARLAELPDQDRPRPDPVFTLRAFRKPPDAQ from the coding sequence GTGCTGGACTACGACGAGGAAGCCGAACGCTACGACGCCTTCCGCGGCGGCGAGCCCAGGGCGGCCGCCGCCGCGAACGCCGTGCTCGGCCTTCTACCCGCCGCGGCACGCAGCCTGCTGGACGTCGGCTGCGGCACCGGCATCGTCACCCGGCGGCTGGCCGCCGCGCGCGACGGCATGCGGGTGACCGGCGTCGACCTGGCGGCGGCGATGGCCCGGCAGGCCGCCGCACGCCTGCCCGGCAACGTGGTGCGCGCCGACAGCCGCCGCCTGCCTTTCGCCGACCAGCAGTTCGACGCCGTCACCAGCGTGTGGCTGCTGCACCTCGCGCCGAGCCCACAGGACGCGTGGGCCATCGTCGGCGACTGCGCCCGAGTGCTGCGTCCCGGGGGCGTGTACGTCACGACCGTCGACAAGGCCGCGTCCCACAACGTGGGCAGTGACATCGATGCCGTGCTCTCCTCCAGGCCGCGCAGCCCGGCCCGGGACGCCGCGGAGCTCGTCACCGAGTACGCCGCCGATCACGGCCTCGTCCCCGCCGGGCAGGCACGCTTCCCGGGCCGGGGCCAGGGCCGCAGTCCCCGCCGCGCCGTCGCCGACCTGCGACGCGGCTGGTTCGTCACCCTGCCTCCCGGCGAGCCGCTGGCCGAGCGGTTCGCGGCGCGGCTCGCCGAACTTCCGGACCAGGACCGGCCCCGCCCCGACCCCGTCTTCACCCTGCGGGCCTTCCGCAAGCCCCCGGACGCGCAGTGA
- a CDS encoding 4a-hydroxytetrahydrobiopterin dehydratase, producing the protein MAVEPLSQKEIEDRLAELPGWSLDKDRLTRTFRLGSHFAATAMVVHIAQVQEELNHHSDLSLGYNTVALAVNTHSAGGVVTEKDFELARRVQDLAQGHGAD; encoded by the coding sequence ATGGCCGTCGAACCGCTGTCGCAGAAGGAGATCGAGGACCGGCTCGCCGAACTGCCGGGCTGGTCCCTCGACAAGGACCGCCTCACCCGCACCTTCCGGCTCGGCTCCCACTTCGCGGCGACGGCGATGGTCGTGCACATCGCCCAGGTGCAGGAGGAGCTCAACCACCACTCCGATCTCAGCCTCGGCTACAACACGGTGGCCCTCGCAGTGAACACCCACAGCGCGGGCGGCGTAGTCACCGAGAAGGACTTCGAGCTCGCCCGCCGGGTGCAGGACCTCGCGCAGGGACACGGGGCGGACTGA
- a CDS encoding ADP-ribosylglycohydrolase family protein: protein MNDRWKPSWEATAVYRARVRGCLLGGAVGDALGYPIEFSSLDRIRADHGPRGVTGYVAGRAGAVGLISDDTQMTLFTVEGVRQARELERVKGVGSAWPRMLRWAYARWLETQERRGPEASDLAKPSGGSYEGPRGGLVTEAWLYSRRAPGNACMSGLGQDFVPDPWAELGPPGPVNPDSKGCGAVMRSAPFGLTRTDPGQAFQMAARCGQMTHGHPTGYYAAGALAAIVAHIVDGDSVEGAVLRALRLLARHPGHQETTAALEQALDLAAQGSPTPEKVEKLGAGWIAEEALAIGVYSALATHSVEDALLLAVNHSGDSDSTGSICGNILGARHGDHGLPHEWVARVEGRARIAALADDLAAECERA, encoded by the coding sequence ATGAACGACCGGTGGAAGCCGTCCTGGGAGGCGACGGCGGTGTATCGCGCCAGGGTGCGCGGCTGCCTGCTGGGCGGCGCCGTAGGGGACGCGCTCGGCTACCCGATCGAGTTCAGCTCCCTGGACCGGATCCGCGCCGACCACGGCCCGCGCGGAGTGACCGGTTACGTGGCCGGCAGGGCGGGCGCGGTCGGCCTGATCAGCGACGACACCCAGATGACCCTGTTCACCGTCGAGGGCGTCCGCCAGGCCCGCGAACTGGAGCGCGTCAAGGGCGTCGGCAGTGCCTGGCCCCGCATGCTGCGCTGGGCCTACGCACGCTGGCTGGAGACCCAGGAGAGGCGGGGACCCGAGGCGAGCGACCTGGCCAAGCCCTCCGGCGGCTCCTACGAGGGTCCGCGCGGCGGCCTGGTCACCGAGGCCTGGCTGTACTCCCGCCGCGCCCCCGGAAACGCCTGCATGTCCGGGCTCGGCCAGGACTTCGTGCCCGATCCATGGGCCGAACTCGGCCCGCCCGGCCCCGTCAACCCCGACTCCAAGGGATGCGGCGCCGTGATGCGCTCCGCCCCCTTCGGCCTCACCCGCACCGACCCCGGCCAGGCCTTCCAGATGGCCGCCCGCTGCGGCCAGATGACCCACGGCCACCCCACCGGTTACTACGCGGCCGGCGCCCTCGCCGCGATCGTCGCGCACATCGTGGACGGGGACTCCGTCGAGGGCGCGGTCCTGCGCGCCCTGCGACTGCTCGCCCGCCACCCCGGCCACCAGGAGACCACCGCCGCCCTCGAACAGGCCCTCGACCTGGCCGCCCAGGGCAGCCCGACCCCCGAGAAGGTCGAAAAGCTCGGCGCCGGCTGGATCGCCGAGGAAGCCCTCGCCATCGGCGTGTACAGCGCCCTCGCCACGCACAGCGTCGAGGACGCCCTGCTGCTGGCCGTCAACCACTCGGGTGACAGCGACTCCACCGGTTCCATCTGCGGCAACATCCTCGGCGCCCGGCACGGCGACCACGGCCTGCCCCACGAGTGGGTCGCACGCGTCGAGGGCCGGGCCCGCATCGCCGCCCTGGCGGACGACCTGGCGGCCGAATGCGAGCGTGCCTGA
- a CDS encoding helix-turn-helix transcriptional regulator: MTIIASGNVASPAAPTAGGQGVGPLLRAWREQRRVSQLELALRADSSARHISFIETGRSRPSEEMVLRLAEHLEVPVRERNALLLAAGYAPHYPETPLDAPALGALREGLERLIQGYEPYPALVVDATYDVVTANRGITMLLQGVPESLLTAPLNAMRLTLHPEGLAPRIRNLREWRGHLLAQMERQIALHRSDRLRALYEEVAAYPVPDSGADEEPAGDVAYVALPMRIEHEGRVLSFVSSISTFNTPMDVTVAELAIETFLPADPATVKYLHSMMS, translated from the coding sequence ATGACCATTATCGCGTCCGGCAACGTCGCTTCCCCCGCCGCCCCCACCGCCGGCGGTCAGGGCGTCGGCCCGCTGCTGCGGGCCTGGCGCGAACAACGGCGGGTCAGTCAGCTGGAGTTGGCGCTGCGCGCCGACTCCTCGGCCCGGCACATCAGCTTCATCGAGACGGGCAGGTCCCGGCCGAGCGAGGAGATGGTGCTGCGCCTGGCGGAGCACCTGGAGGTGCCGGTGCGGGAGCGCAACGCGCTGCTGCTGGCGGCCGGTTACGCCCCGCACTACCCGGAGACCCCGCTGGACGCGCCGGCGCTGGGCGCGCTGCGCGAGGGCCTCGAGCGGCTGATCCAGGGCTACGAGCCGTATCCGGCGCTGGTGGTCGACGCGACGTACGACGTGGTGACGGCGAACCGCGGCATCACGATGCTGCTCCAGGGCGTGCCGGAGTCGCTGCTCACCGCGCCGCTGAACGCGATGCGGCTGACCCTGCACCCCGAGGGGCTGGCGCCGCGGATCCGCAACCTGCGCGAGTGGCGCGGGCACCTGCTGGCGCAGATGGAGCGGCAGATCGCCCTGCACCGCTCGGACCGGTTGCGCGCGCTGTACGAGGAGGTGGCGGCGTACCCGGTCCCTGATTCCGGCGCCGATGAGGAGCCGGCCGGGGACGTCGCCTACGTCGCGCTGCCGATGCGGATCGAGCACGAGGGCCGGGTGCTGTCGTTCGTGTCGTCGATCTCCACCTTCAACACGCCCATGGACGTGACGGTGGCCGAGCTGGCGATCGAGACGTTCCTGCCCGCCGATCCGGCGACCGTCAAATACCTTCACTCGATGATGTCCTGA
- a CDS encoding helix-turn-helix transcriptional regulator — protein MSERRAAPTVGQVVLGRRLQELREASGLRREEAARVLRVAPATVRRMETAEVALKIPYVQVLLTTYGVAAEEAAAFVALAEEANQPGWWQRFHDVLPDWFSLYVSLEGAARIIRSYEPHFVPGLLQTEEYARAVLQTGTVGQRGAEAIERHVSLRMARQRLLERPDPPHLWVIVDETVLRRPVSIRGEVMRGQLDKLLEYTERDRVTVQVAEFADGPHPGTYAPFSLFRFAEPELPDMVYTEYLTGALYLDSRKEVSAHLEVLDHMTARAASAERTRKLLRECRENF, from the coding sequence GTGAGTGAGCGGCGGGCCGCGCCCACCGTGGGCCAGGTGGTGCTCGGAAGAAGGCTGCAGGAGCTGCGCGAGGCGTCCGGTCTCCGGCGCGAGGAGGCCGCCCGGGTGCTGCGGGTCGCCCCGGCGACCGTGCGGCGCATGGAGACAGCCGAGGTCGCGTTGAAGATCCCGTACGTGCAGGTGCTGCTGACGACGTACGGGGTCGCCGCCGAGGAGGCCGCCGCGTTCGTGGCGCTGGCCGAGGAGGCCAACCAGCCGGGCTGGTGGCAGCGGTTCCACGACGTGCTGCCGGACTGGTTCAGCCTGTACGTGAGCCTGGAGGGCGCCGCGCGGATCATCCGCTCCTACGAGCCGCACTTCGTGCCCGGGCTGCTGCAGACCGAGGAGTACGCGCGCGCCGTGCTGCAGACGGGGACTGTGGGGCAGCGGGGGGCTGAGGCGATCGAGCGGCATGTGTCGCTGCGGATGGCCCGGCAGCGGCTGCTGGAGCGGCCGGACCCGCCGCATTTGTGGGTGATCGTCGACGAGACGGTGCTGCGGCGGCCGGTGAGCATCCGCGGCGAGGTGATGCGCGGGCAGCTCGACAAGCTGCTGGAGTACACCGAGCGGGACCGGGTGACGGTCCAGGTCGCCGAGTTCGCGGACGGGCCGCACCCGGGGACGTACGCGCCGTTCTCGCTGTTCCGCTTCGCCGAGCCGGAGTTGCCCGACATGGTCTACACCGAGTACCTGACGGGCGCACTGTACCTGGACTCCCGCAAGGAGGTGTCCGCGCATCTGGAGGTCCTCGACCACATGACGGCGCGCGCCGCGTCGGCCGAGCGGACCCGGAAGCTGCTGCGGGAGTGCCGGGAGAACTTCTGA
- a CDS encoding SAM-dependent methyltransferase produces the protein MTGSDAAPVRIDTSRPHPARVYDWWLGGKDNYPVDEELARRILAVDDTAVRGARANRRFMHRAIRVAAEAGIRQFLDIGTGIPTEPNLHQVAQQVAPESKVVYADNDPIVLRHAEALLRGSAAGSTDYVHADARDPDTILRLAAESLDFSRPVALSLVALTHYLGDAADGDDVHGVLKQYVGALAPGSHLILSQVTPDLNPEAVEKAAGLFRRSGTPFHPRSLGEFSRFFDGLRLLGPGIIPVTGWRPEPVDVAAQAEGIVPVYAGVAVKP, from the coding sequence ATGACCGGATCCGACGCCGCGCCCGTCCGTATCGACACCAGCCGTCCGCACCCTGCCCGGGTGTACGACTGGTGGCTGGGCGGCAAGGACAACTACCCGGTGGACGAGGAACTGGCCCGCAGGATCCTCGCGGTGGACGACACCGCCGTCCGCGGGGCGCGTGCCAACCGCCGCTTCATGCACCGGGCGATCCGGGTGGCCGCCGAGGCCGGGATACGGCAGTTCCTCGACATCGGCACCGGCATCCCCACCGAGCCCAACCTGCACCAGGTGGCCCAGCAGGTGGCCCCGGAGTCGAAGGTGGTGTACGCCGACAACGACCCGATCGTGCTGCGGCACGCCGAGGCGCTGCTGCGCGGCTCCGCCGCAGGCAGCACCGACTACGTGCACGCCGACGCCCGCGACCCCGACACGATCCTGCGGCTGGCCGCCGAGTCCCTGGACTTCTCCCGGCCCGTCGCCCTGTCACTGGTCGCCCTGACGCACTACCTCGGTGACGCGGCCGACGGCGACGACGTGCACGGTGTGCTGAAGCAATACGTCGGCGCCCTCGCCCCGGGGAGCCATCTGATCCTGTCCCAGGTGACGCCGGACCTGAACCCGGAGGCCGTGGAGAAGGCCGCCGGTCTGTTCCGGCGCAGCGGCACGCCCTTCCACCCGCGCTCCCTCGGCGAGTTCTCGCGCTTCTTCGACGGGCTCAGGCTGCTGGGTCCCGGGATCATCCCGGTGACCGGGTGGCGGCCGGAGCCGGTCGACGTGGCGGCGCAGGCGGAGGGCATCGTGCCCGTGTACGCGGGGGTCGCCGTCAAGCCCTGA